In Thiothrix unzii, the sequence ACGAATGTCGATAATGCACTCATGCGCCACCCGCCCGTTCGCCCCCCTAAACAATACAGGGTAGTAGTCAGCCAAACGCTGCATGATGTAATTGGCGTTCAAAATCGCCATCTCGGTCGCCCGCTGCAAACCCGCCGCGCCCATCAACTTAATGTACGCCCACGAAATCGGCAAAATCGCCCCACTCCCATACGGGGCAGCCGACACCGCGCTATTCCCCAGCGCAACCCCATCCGGCGGAGTCACCGCATGGCTGGACAAAAACGGAGCCAAATGCGCCTTCACCCCAATCGGCCCCATGCCAGGGCCACCACCGCCGTGCGGAATCGCAAACGTCTTGTGCAAGTTCAAATGCGACACATCCGACCCCATCTTGCCCGGTTTCGACAAGCCCACTTGCGCGTTCATATTCGCGCCATCCATGTACACCTGCCCACCGAACTGATGCACAATGTCACAAATTTCCACGATGTCCTGCTCAAACACCCCGTGCGTAGACGGATAAGTCACCATCAAGCACGATAAATTCGCCGCGTGTTTTTCCGCCTTGGCACGCAAATCCGCCACATCCACGTTACCGTTCGCGTCGCACTCGACCACCACCACTTTCAGGCTCACCATCGCTGCCGATGCCGGATTCGTGCCATGCGCCGAACTCGGAATCAAACACACATCCCGATGCGCCTGCCCCATACTCGCCTGATAACGACGGATCGCCACCAGCCCCGCGTATTCGCCCTGCGCCCCCGAATTCGGCTGCATCGAAATCGCATCATAGCCCGTGATTTCCACCAACCAATCTTCCAACTCCTTGATCATGGCGCGATAACCCACGGTCTGCTCCTGCGGCGCAAACGGGTGAATATCCGCAAACTCTGACCAAGTAACCGGCATCATTTCCGTGGTCGCATTCAACTTCATGGTGCAAGAACCCAACGGAATCATCCCATGCGCCAACGAGAAATCCTTATTCTCCAAGCGTTTCAAATAACGCAACATCTCCGATTCGGAATGGTGCGAATTGAACACGGGATGCGTCAGGAACTCGCTGGTGCGTTTGTAACCGGAAGGGATACCGCTGAAACCTTCCGCGACAACCGCAGCATCCAGCGCATCCACATCCAAACCATGCCCAGCACCGAGCAGCACATCGAACAACTCGGCAATGTCAGCACGGGTTTTACGCTCATCAATACTGATCCCGATGTTGCCATTGGCAAAATGGCGGAAATTAACAAGATTCGCTCCCTGAGCGAAGTCGAAGGGAGCAGCAATTGTCAGCGTGTCGAACCACGTATCATTCAGCAGTTGGACACCTTTCTGCTGCAAGCCCTTCGCCAGAATATTCGTCAGCCGATGAATCCGCCCCGCAATCGTCTGCAAACCCGCCGCGCCGTGATACACCGCATAAAACCCTGCCATATTCGCCAGCAACGCCTGCGCCGTACAAATATTAGAAGTCGCCTTCTCACGCCGGATATGTTGCTCACGGGTTTGCATCGCCATGCGCAACGCTTGCTTGCCATGACTATCAATCGAAACCCCGATCACCCGACCCGGCATGGTGCGCTTAAACGCATCCTTCACCGCAAAAAACGCCGCATGAGGCCCGCCGAAACCCATTGGCACGCCGAAACGCTGCGAGTTACCGACCACCACATCCGCGCCCATGTCCCCTGGTGCTTTCAACATCACCAATGCCATCAGGTCGGAAGCCACACACACCAAGGCTTTTTGCGCGTGCGCCTGTTTGATCAGGGCTTCAATATCAACGACTTCACCCGTGGTGCTAGGGTATTGCAACATCACCCCAAACACTTCCTGCCCCGCCAACTCGCTATACGGGTTGCCGATAATGAGTTCAAAACCAAAGTATTCCGCCCGTGTTTTCAACACGTCGATAGTTTGCGGATGCACATCCGCACCCACAAAGAATTTATCCGATTTGAGCTTGTTGGAACGTTTGCACAACGTCATCGCTTCCGCTGCTGCGGTCGCTTCATCCAACAAGGAGGCATTAGCAATGTCCATGCCCGTCAAATCCATCACCATTTGCTGGTAATTGAGCAAGCCTTCCAGCCGCCCTTGGGAAATTTCCGGCTGATACGGCGTATACGCGGTGTACCAACCGGGGTTTTCCAAGACATTACGCAAAATGACGGGCGGTACGAACGTGTCGTAATAGCCCATGCCGATGTACGACTTGGCAACGGTGTTTTGCCCCGCCAGTTGCTTGAGGTAAGCCAGCGTTTCGGCTTCGGAACGGCTGCCGTCGATTGCTAACGGCACTGGCAGACGGATGCTTGCAGGCACGGTGCTGTCGATCAGCGCATCCAGCGATTCCGCACCCACGGTTTGCAGCATTGCCGCTGTGTCTGCCGCGTTGGGGCCGATGTGGCGGGCAATAAAATCGTCGTGTTGTTCAAGTTCGTACAAGGTTGTCATTCAAATATCTGCCTATTGATGTAGGGGCAGACCTACGTGTCTGCCCTCTCTTTCTTTACCCGATTAAAGAGGGCAGACACATAGGTCTGCCCCTACGCTAATTACTCGTCACATTCCGCTTTGTATGCGTCTGCATCCATCAATTCGCCCAGCGCGTCTTCGTCATCCACACGCATCACGAACAGCCAGCCGTCGCCGTAAGGGTCAGAATTGATCAGTTCCGGCGAGTCTTGCACCGCTTCATTGCTCTCGATAATCACACCCGGAACAGGCGCGTAAATATCAGAAGCCGCTTTGACGGATTCGGCAACCGCACAACCGTCTTCTGCACCGAATTCAGTGCCAACTTCTGGTAAATCAACGTGTACCAAGTCACCCAGCAATTCTTGCGCATGGTCAGTAATCCCGACGGTAACAGTGCCGTCGCCGTTGTCGCGTACCCACTCGTGGGATTTGGTGTATTTCAAATCGGATGGAACATTGCTCATAAATAACTCCTAAAAACTTAATTTAAAACAGATTTGCCATTGCGTGCGAAAACCGGCTTCACCACTTTTGCCGGGTGCAATTTGCCGCGAATATCCACCTCACAGGTGTCGCCACAGCTTGCTGGCACGCGTGCCAACGCAATCGCTACGCCGAGTGTAGGCGAAAAAGTACCACTGGTGGTTTCGCCTTCACCGCCTTCACAAATAACTTTCATGTGGCTGCGCAATACGCCCTTGCCTTCCAGCACCAACCCAACGAACTTTTGCGGAATACCGGCAGCTTTCTGTGCTTCCAACGCGCTGCGCCCAATAAAGTTACGGTCTTCCGGCTGCCAACCGATTGTCCAACCCAAACCCGACACTAATGGTGAAGTGGTTTCGTCCATGTCCGTGCCATAAAGGTTCATGCCCGCTTCCAAACGCAAGGTATCGCGTGCGCCCAAACCGATCGGCTTGATGCCAGCAGCCAGCAGCGCATCCCACACTTTGTGGGCTTGTGCATTGGGGAACATCATTTCAAAGCCGTCTTCGCCAGTGTAGCCGGTGCGGGCAATGAACCAGTCGTTGACGAATGCGCCGTAGAACGTTTTCAGTGGTTCAACGATGGCGACTTCATCCGCAGGCATAATGCCCAGCACTTTAGCGCGTGCATTCGGGCCTTGTGCCGCGATCATGGAAAGGTCGTCACGTTCGGTCAGGGTTGCGTCGAAATTGGCGATTTGTTTTTGCATCCACGCAATGTCTTTGTCGCGAGTGCCTGCGTTAACGACGATGCGCCATTGGGTGTCGGTGATGAAATACACGATCAAATCGTCAATCACCGTGCCTTCGGGGGTCAACATGCAGCTATACAACGCTTTGCCGGATTCTTTCAGCTTATCAACGTTATTGGCGAGCAGGTAGTGCAAAAAGGCTTTGGATTGCGCCCCCACGAGGTCGAGGATGACCATGTGCGACACGTCAAACATGCCCGCGTCATTGCGGACTTGGTGGTGTTCTTGCAGTTGTGAGCCGTAGTGAATGGGCATTTCCCAGCCCGCGAAATCGACCATCTTCGCACCGGATTCAAGGTGCTTGGCGTAAAGTGCAGTACGTTGCATTAGGATTCTTCCAGTTTAACAGGCACAAAAAAAGGGCGGCAAGCCGCTAAGCTTGCCGCCCCTCTGTCCGTTTACCTGAGAGATTCCCACTGTGCCTTCGACTACGCTCAGGCAACGTGGTTACTACCCTTCGGTGAGTGCGTCCGCACTGCTCTCCAGAGTCAGATCTAGTACTGCCAGTCCTTTTGCCTGAGCGTTTCCGGGCGGAATTGCGCCTTCGGCGGTTGCAGCAACCTTGCGGTGTGCAACACTCTCCTGCCAGTGTTTACTGAATGCGGGCGATTGTAGCGGATGCAGTGCAGCAACTAAAGCACCATTTACGCCTGCGAGGTGAAAAGGGGGTTGCCGATTGTATCTGATGCAGTGCAACACCCCAAGCAGACTTAGGGTAAACCTTGCTTTATGTCAGGAGACTCGCATAAACCCCAACGCCCCCATTTATCCCTGAGCGCGGTAAGAACATAATCAAACCCTAATAAAGATACTTAAACACTGACCACAGTTAATAACGGAGAAAACCATGTGTCAGGGCAAACCTAGCAAGCTGCGTGATACAGCCGTCCTGTTCGTCACTTTAATGCTGTTTTGGCTAATGCTAAGCGGCAAACTGGACACTGATGTCCTCATCGTCGGCGCAGTCGCATCATTGATCATCGCTCTGCTCTACCGCGATGGTCTGTCGTTCTTCACCGAATTCCGTTTTACCCCGCAAGCGATTGTGGCGGGCTTCCGCTACTACGGCTACTTCTTGCAGGAGCTGTTTAAGTCCAACCTGAAAATGGCTGCCATTGTGTTATCGCCCTCACTCCCGATTACGCCGGGTATCGTTAAAGTGCGCACCCGGCTCAAAAGTCGCATGGGGCGGTTGATGCTGGCGAATTCCATTACGCTGACACCGGGAACGCTGACGGTCGAGATGGCTGGTGAATGGCTGTACATACACTGCGTCACCGTGGGTGCAACGGATATTGAGGCAGCCACGGCGGAAATTGTCAGCGGGTTCGAGTCTTACCTTGAGGTGATGTATGGTTGAGGTGTTGATTGCCATTGCCGGAACGCTTGCCGGGCTGGCATTCCTACTGGCACTGGCGCGGTTTGTGCGCGGGCCATCGCGGGTAGACCGGGTGGTTGCGTTTGATGTGCTGACGGTAATTGCGATTACCTTCATCGTGCTGGTGGCCTTGGTGGAAAACCGGGGAATTTATCTGGATGCGGCGTTGGTCTACGCGCTGTTGTCATTCCTGGGGGTAATCGCCATTGCCCGCTATCTGGAGGGCAGGTTCTGATGGGACTGCTAATCGACATTATCGGTGGTTTGCTGCTGGTCAGTGGCGCGGCATTTCTGCTGTTTGGCAGCCTGGGGCTGCTGCGGATGCCGGACGTTTTCAACCGCATTCAGGCAGGCACGAAAGCCACTACGCTGGGAACCTTGTTAACCCTTGCCGGAGCAGCTTGTTTGCAACCCGGATGGGGCTGGAAACTGTTGCTGATTGGGGTATTCCTGATTTTCACCAACCCGGTTTCCTCTCAGGTGTTGGCAAACACTGCCCACCGACGCGGGGCGCAGAAAACCCCATTGACCAAGATTGACCAGTTGGCAGAAGACCAAGAGGGCAAAGCATGAATACCGTATTACTGGGCATCGGCGTATTGCTGGCGGTTGCCATGATTGGCGTGGCATGGCTAACGATTCGTGCCACCCGGATTGCCACCGCGATGTTGGCGGCGGGGCTGGTGAGCCTGTTTGCGTCGGTGCTGTTCCTGTTTCTCGCTGCCCCTGATGTGGCAATGACCGAAGCGGCGATTGGCAGCGGCTTGACCACTTTCCTGTTTTTCTTTGTGCTAGGGCGCGTGCGCGGAGGTCAGTCATGATCCGACGTTTTGCGGTTTTCCTGCTGTTGCTGGGCTTGGGGGCAATCTTTGCCGACCTGTTGCTGGGCTATACGCCAAGCGAGGAACTCAACCTGACAGCACGTTACTACGCGGAACACACCGCGCAGGATTTGGGTGCTGCCAATATCGTCACCGCGATTGTGGTCACTTACCGGGGTCTGGATACGTTGGGTGAAGTCACGGTGCTGTTTTTGACCGCCACCATTATTGGCATGGTGTTGGCGCGTGGACGTAAACACCGCGCATTGCAACGTCAGTTACCGGCGGCAGGGGAATTGCTGACCACGGGTAGCCGCCTGTTAGTGCCGCTGATTTTATTGCTGGGCGTGTATGTGTTTGTCAACGGGCATCTGACTCCCGGCGGTGGTTTTCAGGGCGGGGCAATTGTGGCATCGGCGGCGTTGCTGTTGTTACTGACGGATCCGTTGAAACGCTTTAGTCACCGCCTGATCGCGGTCATGGAAGCGGTATCCGGGCTGTTTTTCATCGGGCTGGGCGTACTGGGGCTGGTGTATGCAGGCGGTTTCCTCGATAGCAGGGTGCTGCCCAACGGGGCGTTCGGCACACTGTTTTCGGCGGGTGTCATGCCCATCATTTACAGCTTTATCGGCCTCAAGGTCGGGGCTGAATTCACTTCCATGCTGACCCATCTGGCAGAAACGGAGCAATCATAATGGACTGGATCGCAATGGCAACAGGCTTCATCCTCATCCTGATGGGGCTGTATGGCGCACTCACCAACCGCAAT encodes:
- the gcvP gene encoding aminomethyl-transferring glycine dehydrogenase, with protein sequence MTTLYELEQHDDFIARHIGPNAADTAAMLQTVGAESLDALIDSTVPASIRLPVPLAIDGSRSEAETLAYLKQLAGQNTVAKSYIGMGYYDTFVPPVILRNVLENPGWYTAYTPYQPEISQGRLEGLLNYQQMVMDLTGMDIANASLLDEATAAAEAMTLCKRSNKLKSDKFFVGADVHPQTIDVLKTRAEYFGFELIIGNPYSELAGQEVFGVMLQYPSTTGEVVDIEALIKQAHAQKALVCVASDLMALVMLKAPGDMGADVVVGNSQRFGVPMGFGGPHAAFFAVKDAFKRTMPGRVIGVSIDSHGKQALRMAMQTREQHIRREKATSNICTAQALLANMAGFYAVYHGAAGLQTIAGRIHRLTNILAKGLQQKGVQLLNDTWFDTLTIAAPFDFAQGANLVNFRHFANGNIGISIDERKTRADIAELFDVLLGAGHGLDVDALDAAVVAEGFSGIPSGYKRTSEFLTHPVFNSHHSESEMLRYLKRLENKDFSLAHGMIPLGSCTMKLNATTEMMPVTWSEFADIHPFAPQEQTVGYRAMIKELEDWLVEITGYDAISMQPNSGAQGEYAGLVAIRRYQASMGQAHRDVCLIPSSAHGTNPASAAMVSLKVVVVECDANGNVDVADLRAKAEKHAANLSCLMVTYPSTHGVFEQDIVEICDIVHQFGGQVYMDGANMNAQVGLSKPGKMGSDVSHLNLHKTFAIPHGGGGPGMGPIGVKAHLAPFLSSHAVTPPDGVALGNSAVSAAPYGSGAILPISWAYIKLMGAAGLQRATEMAILNANYIMQRLADYYPVLFRGANGRVAHECIIDIRPLKAASGIDESDIAKRLMDYGFHAPTMSFPVAGTLMIEPTESEPKEELDRFCDAMIAIREEIRKVQDGVWPADNNPLVNAPHTLDDLVNAWERPYSQTEAVFPQGVSPTAKYWPTVNRIDNVYGDRNLVCSCPSVDSYR
- the gcvH gene encoding glycine cleavage system protein GcvH translates to MSNVPSDLKYTKSHEWVRDNGDGTVTVGITDHAQELLGDLVHVDLPEVGTEFGAEDGCAVAESVKAASDIYAPVPGVIIESNEAVQDSPELINSDPYGDGWLFVMRVDDEDALGELMDADAYKAECDE
- the gcvT gene encoding glycine cleavage system aminomethyltransferase GcvT — translated: MQRTALYAKHLESGAKMVDFAGWEMPIHYGSQLQEHHQVRNDAGMFDVSHMVILDLVGAQSKAFLHYLLANNVDKLKESGKALYSCMLTPEGTVIDDLIVYFITDTQWRIVVNAGTRDKDIAWMQKQIANFDATLTERDDLSMIAAQGPNARAKVLGIMPADEVAIVEPLKTFYGAFVNDWFIARTGYTGEDGFEMMFPNAQAHKVWDALLAAGIKPIGLGARDTLRLEAGMNLYGTDMDETTSPLVSGLGWTIGWQPEDRNFIGRSALEAQKAAGIPQKFVGLVLEGKGVLRSHMKVICEGGEGETTSGTFSPTLGVAIALARVPASCGDTCEVDIRGKLHPAKVVKPVFARNGKSVLN
- a CDS encoding Na+/H+ antiporter subunit E, with amino-acid sequence MCQGKPSKLRDTAVLFVTLMLFWLMLSGKLDTDVLIVGAVASLIIALLYRDGLSFFTEFRFTPQAIVAGFRYYGYFLQELFKSNLKMAAIVLSPSLPITPGIVKVRTRLKSRMGRLMLANSITLTPGTLTVEMAGEWLYIHCVTVGATDIEAATAEIVSGFESYLEVMYG
- a CDS encoding monovalent cation/H+ antiporter complex subunit F, producing MVEVLIAIAGTLAGLAFLLALARFVRGPSRVDRVVAFDVLTVIAITFIVLVALVENRGIYLDAALVYALLSFLGVIAIARYLEGRF
- the mnhG gene encoding monovalent cation/H(+) antiporter subunit G, with protein sequence MGLLIDIIGGLLLVSGAAFLLFGSLGLLRMPDVFNRIQAGTKATTLGTLLTLAGAACLQPGWGWKLLLIGVFLIFTNPVSSQVLANTAHRRGAQKTPLTKIDQLAEDQEGKA
- a CDS encoding hydrogenase subunit MbhD domain-containing protein; the protein is MNTVLLGIGVLLAVAMIGVAWLTIRATRIATAMLAAGLVSLFASVLFLFLAAPDVAMTEAAIGSGLTTFLFFFVLGRVRGGQS
- the mbhE gene encoding hydrogen gas-evolving membrane-bound hydrogenase subunit E, translating into MIRRFAVFLLLLGLGAIFADLLLGYTPSEELNLTARYYAEHTAQDLGAANIVTAIVVTYRGLDTLGEVTVLFLTATIIGMVLARGRKHRALQRQLPAAGELLTTGSRLLVPLILLLGVYVFVNGHLTPGGGFQGGAIVASAALLLLLTDPLKRFSHRLIAVMEAVSGLFFIGLGVLGLVYAGGFLDSRVLPNGAFGTLFSAGVMPIIYSFIGLKVGAEFTSMLTHLAETEQS